A single region of the Gammaproteobacteria bacterium genome encodes:
- a CDS encoding cytochrome c biogenesis protein CcmG, thiol:disulfide interchange protein DsbE yields the protein MPSQFILSLFLFLSSAMATDFSVVDLDGHSQSLAAYRGKWVVVNFWATWCPSCCGEIPDLNTFHRNHHTQDAVVLGLAFDDDTSDAELRNFVRIHSMVYPIARATTTVAHALGAVTGLPTTYLVDPTGKVVARQLGPIAQTDIEDFIRLHPVAHQK from the coding sequence ATGCCCAGCCAATTTATTCTGAGTCTCTTCCTGTTTTTGTCTTCTGCGATGGCCACCGATTTTTCAGTGGTGGATCTGGATGGTCACTCTCAGTCTTTAGCTGCTTATCGGGGTAAATGGGTAGTGGTCAATTTTTGGGCCACTTGGTGCCCGTCTTGTTGCGGAGAAATCCCCGACCTCAATACATTCCATCGCAACCATCATACCCAGGATGCGGTAGTACTGGGCCTCGCTTTTGATGACGATACGAGTGATGCAGAACTTAGGAATTTCGTTCGCATCCACTCTATGGTCTACCCGATAGCACGCGCCACGACTACGGTGGCACACGCCTTAGGTGCAGTAACGGGGCTACCTACCACCTACCTGGTTGATCCTACGGGGAAAGTAGTCGCCCGCCAATTGGGTCCTATCGCCCAAACCGACATTGAGGATTTTATTCGCCTCCACCCTGTAGCCCATCAGAAATAG
- the fabI gene encoding enoyl-(acyl-carrier-protein) reductase yields the protein MGAAVATRRRLSHTVFLTGKWIDPNHTAGVIPFVPVSETVTSKDNLPPLQVQHMAFLKGKRAFIAGVANNRSIAYGIAQAMHREGAELAFSYQGEKLRERVERVAEEFGSNIVIPCDVGSDEQIQSAAEELTRHWDSLDILVHSIAFSPRDQLEGTYLEHVSRSGFSIAHEISVYSFAALAKAVLPLMKGRAGAMLAMSYLGAIRAIPYYNVMGLAKAALEAEVRYMADGLGVQGIRVNAISAGPIKTLAASGISDFRKLLDYAERNAPLRRNVTIEEVGNVAAFLCSDLASGITGEITYVDAGFNITGVVVPP from the coding sequence ATGGGAGCCGCAGTGGCGACGAGGCGTCGTTTGTCTCATACCGTTTTTCTAACCGGGAAATGGATTGACCCTAATCATACCGCTGGTGTTATTCCATTCGTGCCGGTAAGTGAAACGGTTACTTCCAAGGATAATCTCCCCCCATTACAGGTTCAGCATATGGCTTTTCTGAAAGGAAAACGTGCATTTATCGCTGGCGTTGCGAACAATCGCTCGATCGCTTATGGCATTGCTCAAGCCATGCATCGCGAAGGGGCGGAGTTGGCCTTCAGCTACCAAGGTGAAAAACTGAGGGAACGGGTAGAACGAGTGGCCGAAGAATTTGGCTCGAACATCGTTATTCCCTGTGATGTAGGCAGCGACGAGCAGATCCAGTCAGCGGCGGAAGAACTTACTCGGCACTGGGATAGTTTGGATATTTTGGTCCATTCCATCGCCTTTTCTCCCCGAGACCAGCTCGAAGGGACTTATCTGGAGCATGTATCTCGCTCAGGATTTAGTATTGCCCACGAGATCAGCGTCTATAGCTTTGCCGCGTTGGCCAAAGCTGTGCTTCCCCTCATGAAGGGGCGCGCGGGGGCCATGTTGGCAATGAGTTACCTAGGGGCAATTCGGGCAATTCCCTATTACAACGTTATGGGATTGGCCAAGGCAGCCCTTGAAGCGGAGGTGCGCTATATGGCCGATGGCCTGGGTGTCCAGGGAATTCGTGTCAATGCCATCTCCGCAGGCCCCATTAAAACTCTCGCCGCCTCTGGTATCTCCGACTTCCGCAAGCTATTGGACTATGCCGAGAGAAATGCCCCGTTACGACGTAACGTGACTATTGAGGAAGTAGGCAACGTTGCAGCCTTTTTATGCTCCGATTTAGCCTCGGGCATCACCGGCGAGATTACCTACGTGGATGCCGGATTCAATATCACCGGAGTGGTGGTGCCACCGTAA